In [Phormidium] sp. ETS-05, the genomic window TATATATTGATGACCCCACAGATTTGCTGACAAATGTGGAAGCTGGTAGTACGATGTGGATGAGTCATGGGGATTCGGTGGCGCAATTGCCATCGGGTTTTGAGGTTCTGGCTCACACGGAAAATACCCCCTGTGCCGCGATCGCCAACCATGAGAGAAAACTCTATGGGGTGCAATTTCATCCCGAGGTTGTTCATTCGAGCGGCGGTCAGGCTTTGATTCGCAACTTCGTTTATCACATCTGCGACTGCGACCCTAGCTGGACTACCGCCGCTTTTGTTGAGGAATCGATTCGGGAAATTCGCGCTAAAGTCGGGGATAAACGGGTGTTGCTCGCTCTTTCCGGCGGTGTTGATTCTAGTACCCTCGCCTTCTTGCTCCACCGAGCGATCGGAGACCAGCTCACCTGCGTATTCATCGACCAAGGATTTATGCGCAAATACGAACCAGAACGGTTGGTGAAGCTATTTCAAGAGCAATTCCACATCTCAGTACAATATGTCAACGCCCGGGAACGCTTCCTCAAACAAATTGAAGGCATCACCGACCCCGAAGAAAAGCGCAAACGCATCGGTCACGAGTTTATCCGAGTTTTTGAAGAAGAATCTACCCGACTCGGACCATTTGACTATCTGGCTCAAGGCACTCTTTACCCCGATGTCATTGAATCCGCCGCTACCAACATCGACCCCCAAACCGGCGAACGGGTGGCAGTGAAAATCAAAAGCCATCACAATGTGGGAGGGTTGCCCAAAAATTTGCGTTTCAAGCTCATCGAACCCCTGCGGAAGTTATTTAAAGATGAAGTCCGCAAACTGGGTCGTTCCATTGGGTTGCCAGAGGAAATCATCAACCGTCATCCTTTCCCAGGGCCGGGTTTGGCGATTAGAATTTTGGGGGAAGTGACGGCAGAAAAATTAAATATCTTGCGCGATGCAGATTTAATTGTCCGCCAAGAAATCAACCGTCATGGGGTGTACAGCGAACTATGGCAAGCATTTGCCGTGTTGCTTCCCATCCGCAGTGTTGGGGTGATGGGCGACCAGCGCACTTATGCTTATCCGGTGGTGTTACGATTTGTTTCCAGCGAAGATGGTATGACTGCGGATTGGTCGCGGGTGCCTTATAATTTGTTGGAAATCATTTCTAACCGCATTGTTAATGAAGTGCGGGGGGTAAATCGGGTGGTTTACGATATTACTTCCAAGCCACCAGGGACGATAGAATGGGAGTAGGGTAGAGCGGGGAGCATTCCGTTTTTGCCCAGATTTTCCCCATCAAGAACCAAAGACCAGAAACCGGGTTTCTTAACTAAATCTATGTTTCTCGACAGCGGTTGTCGCAGAAACCCGGTTTCTTTGGTTGCCCAAATTGTCGCCGCCAAGTTCCGGTTTTTTTTTCGGAGCCAAGAGGCGATCACCTTTCTAGCAAATAAAAAGGCGATCGCGTTTTCATTAGATATTTGGCGAACAGGAATTATACCAGCTCTGATTTTGATGGCATTTGTTCTCCTAATGGATGAGAGTAATTTTGCCGAGATAGTGTGATGACTTTTCTACCACTTTGAGCTTGTCGTTTTCGCCAGTCTGCACAAAGAGCTTTTATATCATAATTCAAGGCTTTAGCGTGTTCTTCCCGAATTTGATAAATTTCTTCGAGAATTTCGTCTGGCCACATTGGTTATCCTCCCATAAATTCATAAGGTGTGCAAATAATTGGTAAATTGTAGCCTAAGTTAGAGCATATTTTCCCAAGTTTTTTTGAATTTGAGCATTAGCAATATGTTGACAATTCCAGGTTAATAGATAATCGAGATTGTTAACGGTTGCTACGGCTATGTGGATTGCATCATCCGCAGCCTTTGGGGGGAGATTAGTTTTTGCCATAAATTCTGATGCCAAATCATCCACAGCTTCAGTCACCTCAAGGAGAGGATAATCACGGATGACTTCAAGGCGTTGATTCACCATTTCTATATCTCCTCTGGAGATTTCATCCACAACGATCTGTGAAATGTACAGGTTGAAATTATGGTGGCAATTCTCCCACCAATCTCTGGTGATCTCTATATTGGCAGCAATAATCAGATTTTTGCTCGATCTAGCAGTTAGATAGCCAATAATGCTGGTTTCGATATAGACAGTTTCTCTCACAACCATTGATGAAAGGTTAGTTATCTTTCATTATACAGTATTTAAATGAGAGTTGGGGTGGAAGAAATCCTGTAGTTTCCTGTGGGAAGCGTTATTTTTTGTAGGAGCGAAGTGGGAGCGATCGCGCCCTTGGTCATCCAATCGCGATCGACCTTTCGCCGGAGCCAGAACCCCTGGACCAGAAACCGGGTTTCTTTGCTTGCCTAAATTATCGCAGAAGGTGTGGGGAAGGCATAGCCCTGTCCTCCTTGATACTCGCCCAAGGGTTTGTGAGGTTTTATCTGGGTTAAGCCATGATTACGGAAAGTATCTGTAAATCTCTTTCCGGTGTAGTATCCTGACGAAGGAGACCACACCATCATTAACTTTGATACCAATTCGGTAGTCCCCCACTCTCATGCGATAGTAGTCTGTCGAGCCTTTTAATTTTTTAAGATTGCTAATTTCACTTAATTGTTCTGCCTGCTCAACCAGGAAAATATAGTCATTTCAAATAACAATGAGACACGCAGCTATTGCCCTCTATCCCCCAACCCCTTTCTCCCAAAAAGGGAGAAAGGGGAGACGGAGCTAAAGCCCTCTCTTCCCCCCTCCCCTACTTGGGGGGGGGGTAGGGGGGTGAGGGCTGTCTTAGGATGTGGGGTTTAACCAAAAAACCATTCTCATTCTTAATTGAAATGACTATAGCTTCTTGAATCCTTGGCAGCAAATCTGGATCGAGAATTTTGAGCAAATCTTTTTCAAAGCTCTTTTTAAATTCAAGATTCATAATTTTTGTTTAATATTTTGAAAATTTGTTCGCGGCTGACAATTTCCGTATTTTCGCCTTCTTTGATGGCATTTTCCATGCCAATATCTTCTAGGGCTTCTACTAAAATTTCCGAAAACACTTCTTTTTGTTCTTGCATAAGCTCCAAAATCGCGGTTTTGAGCAATTCTTTAATTTGGGTTTCGTTGAGGATAATTTCAGTCATGGCTTTTGGGGTTAGGTTTCACCTAAATTATAGTATAATGGAGACACAGCCATTAGTCTCTGGGGTGAAAAATTTTGTGGCAGATACTTGATTACTGAACTGCAATTACTTCAGCATTTTTGTGGCCACTGGGGTGGGGTTTGTTAGTGAAACCAAAGACCAGGGGTTTCTTAACCAAATCTCTGTTTTCGGACCAAAATTATCGCAGAAACCGGGTTTCTTTGGGTCCCCAAATTGTCGCCGGAGCCAAGAGGCGATCGACCTTTCGCCGGAGCCAGAACCCCTGGACTAGAAACCGGGTTTCTTTGGGCACCCAAATTGTCGCCGGAGCCAAGAGGCGTCGAACCATCATTCATGCCATAGCGGCGTGAATGGGGTAATCAGAAAACTCGTTTATCCCACCATCGTTAATGACTGCAAATCTTCCCAATTCACTGACTCCTCAAGTGTCCCGGATTGGGCAAAAGTTTTAGCGACTAACAAAGCGGCTTGTAAGTCAACGCAGAGTTTAGCTGAATAATTTCCCAATTGTCCGCCGATCGTCAGTTTCTCTATCTTTTCTGGTTGGGAGTGATCGACTAAGTTATAGAAAGTCATGCCATCGAAAGTGACATTAACAATATAGTTACCGGCGCCGCCACCAATACTCATGTAAGATTCTTCATCAGCACCCAAGGTTACTAAAGTTTGACTGTTGCCGTTTAATTCGCTGATCGCTGATTCTATTTGTTGCCAAGTTGGGTTTTCGATCAAAGTGCCTTGATTTTGATTGCCAACCCATTTTTCCACTGATAAGTCTGAGACAAACATTTATTCTCTCCTAGTTTTTGGGGGTTTAACTGTTATTGTCTTAGTGCCACTGGGGGTGACAATTTCTAATTCTTCTATGCCTAATTGCCAAGCCATAGAATTAACTCCACCTCGAATGCCGCAAGCCGTGCACAGATCCCGATCTACTATTAAACGAGCTTTCTTAGCTTTTACACCTGCGTCTGCTGCTTGCTGAAAAGCATCTGCTTCGGCATGGGTTTTGGTAATGGGGTTAACTTTTAATGTGATTGTCCGAAAATATGGACTGCTCCCAGAGTTAATGCCGAAGAAACTTTGAGCGTTTATTTCTAATTTAGCTATGGTCTGTCGGCTTCGCTGCCCGCAGGTGGTAAGCCGAGTTGCTGTCTGTACTGAGCTAATTCGTTGAAGCTGCTGTTGCTGCTCGTTTTTCCTCTCCTGTTTGGGTGATGTGCTACTATTTTAGTATAATTTAGTTAGTCACTAGAGTAGAGCGATCGCGCCCTTAGTCATCCAATCGCGCTCGACCTTTCGCCGGAGCCAGAACCCCTTGACCAGGGGTTTCTTCAAAGACCAGAAACCGGGTTTCTTCAGAAAATCTCTGTTTTCAAACCAAAGTTGTCGCAGAAACCCGGTTTCTTTGGGTCCCCAAATTGTTGCCGGAGCCAAGAGGCGCTCGACCTTTCGCCGGAGCCAGAACCCCTGGACCAGGGGTTTCTTAACTAAATCTATGTTTCTCGACAGCGGTTGTCGCAGAAACCCGGTTTCTTTTTCGTAGCATAGATCTTTATATTGATAGCCAGCGCTTCTTATCCATTTAAAATTCTTTCCATCAACAAGTTGCTCGCGTCAATGGCTAATTTTTCATCCATTGCCGCCAACTCGATAACCCCAAGTGCCTCCCTCTCCTCAATTAAGGCAAATTGAGTTTGGTTGGGACACAAACTATCGTTGAGGTCCCCTGGCTCAAATTTGTCCAAATTGCCTCCATAACTTCTTTTATTCGCTTTTAATATATTTTGCCCCATATCACTCAGTAGATAAACAAACAACTTATTAATTAATGGCTCACCAAATATGTTCGGATAAAAACAATGAAAGCAAGTAAAATTAATTGCCGTGGTCAGGTTCCTGATGACCTTTAATCGTCCTCTGCTAAAAACCCCAAACAAAATTGGCGCTGGATTTCGTCGCTCTATTTTGTACCAATGGCTTCTGGTTTTTGTCAGATATCTTTGGTGATACCCTAATTTTTCTCCAGTTTTTAGATAATTGATAATTCGCGGATTTTTCCTGTCTTTAACATCTAAGCAGTAAACTGGTTGGTCTGCATGATAAAGCCGCAAAAAATCCCCCTCCGTAAAAATAGCTGTTTTTACTTGCTGGCTTTTTGTCAGACATTTGCATAAATTATCTTCAGGTAAATTCCACCCCTCAATAGTTGATTTTCTCAAAGCAAAAAAATCATTAGCTCCCGTGGCTATACCCCTCGTAAATGCACCATAAAAAGACAATTGACAAAAATCAACTGGAAGTTGGTTTGGGGAGAAAAATGCCGAAATTATAGGCGTCCATTTGGAGTAACACGGTAAATCAGATGAATTTACTTGGAATTGATAAAAATCACCAATCCTGGAAATTTGATTAATTTCTTCGTTATTGGTGATGCGGGTAATTTTTATCGCATCTGCATGGCCGTCATTTTGACAAATCAGCACGCAAACAGTTGTAGTTACATCAGGAAAAATATCTTTTTCATTGGCAAAAACGATAATTTGTTTGAGTAAAAATTTCTCCAACAGAGTTTTTTTAATATTTTCGCCATAACCAGCATTAAAAAACTCAAATGGCATAATAAAAGCCAGCCTGCCATTGCGCTTCAGTTCATTAATTGCTTTGACAAGAAATACAGAAGCAATATTAGAATACCCCACCAGGTTTTGGCCTATTTGCTGCTCAATTTTCGGCAGGACATCATGTCTGGTAATAAATTTCTGAAACCTCATATAGGGAGGATTGCAAATAATCGCATCATAACTAGCCCGCTCTGCTTGCAGATAGTCATCATTAATTATTTTCAGATTTCTTTCTCTTCCATTAAGCCCAACAAAATCCAAAATACGTAGATCAATTTCATATCCCGTAAATTGAAAATTGCTGTTAGGGTTAATTTTTTTAATTTCATCATAAAATATCCCCAGACCAAACGCCGGATCTAATATGGAACTTGGGTCATCCGCCATAACCCATTCAGCCATAAAACGTGCCACCGGAGAAGGCGTAAAAAACTGGCCATAATCTTTTCTGTAGCCCAGGGGAGTCTCTAAAATGTATTCACCTTCACGCATTGATAATATCCTGTAAAAATATATCTCGATCCAGATACCCTTTGCCACCCTCGAAAGTGACATAAAAAAGCAAACGACCTCTATCCAATTCTTTCATCGCTGATTTATGGTCTGGCATATCAATCTTGCCCAAAACCTCTTTGCCCACCTTAACATTTACCTTGATTGTAGTTTTTTCCTGATTTTTTATATCTCTTTCAATGGAAAAGTTATTCCCCTCGTTATCATCATTAGCCACCAGTTCCAGAATGTCTTTAAAAGAAATTACATAGGCTTTATCAAAAAACACCTGTAAATAAAAATGTTGGACATTATATTTTTGGATCCATCTATTTACCAACGCGATATCTTCCATTTTTGGTGTGATTCTTAGATAATCGCGTTTGTGCAAGATTTTGATATTTTCTTTTAACTCTTTTAGCAGTTTTGTGAGTTTTTTTAGTTCTTCAGTGGATGACCAAGAGGGCTGCCTAAAGTCTAATTCCTTAAAAGTTTCATCTGTAGCATTTAAAATCAGTTCGTAAATGGTTTGATTTTTTGGTTCCAGTAGCTCGCGTAGTTCTCCAGAAATGATTTGCTGGCGAATCAGGTGACATTGATTTATGGTTTGTTCTTGTCTTCGCTCAGAGGTTCTTGTCTTCGCTCAGAGAAGGCTGCATATTTATCGCTTAAAAATGAACTCGACCTAACCTCTAAAGCCGCCACAGCCTTTTTGATATGTTCATCATTTTCCCGATCAACGTTTTTCTCAGTAAAGTCAGTTAATTGAAAAATTAATAAATCAGGTTTTTTGCCAATAGTGTTTAGCTCGTTTTGATAGGCCATATAGAAATCAGCAAAGCCTTCATCTCCAGCTGCGATTGATTCTGACCGACCATAGGCAACCGCAAAAAATTCATCAGAAAATTCGTTAATTGCTCGATA contains:
- the guaA gene encoding glutamine-hydrolyzing GMP synthase, with product MLDNPTTPLNRQMVVILDFGSQYSELIARRIRETQVYSEVLSYRTTAAELRELNPKGIILSGGPNSVYDEGAPQCDPDIWQLGIPVLGVCYGMQLMVQQLGGQVERAKRAEYGKASLYIDDPTDLLTNVEAGSTMWMSHGDSVAQLPSGFEVLAHTENTPCAAIANHERKLYGVQFHPEVVHSSGGQALIRNFVYHICDCDPSWTTAAFVEESIREIRAKVGDKRVLLALSGGVDSSTLAFLLHRAIGDQLTCVFIDQGFMRKYEPERLVKLFQEQFHISVQYVNARERFLKQIEGITDPEEKRKRIGHEFIRVFEEESTRLGPFDYLAQGTLYPDVIESAATNIDPQTGERVAVKIKSHHNVGGLPKNLRFKLIEPLRKLFKDEVRKLGRSIGLPEEIINRHPFPGPGLAIRILGEVTAEKLNILRDADLIVRQEINRHGVYSELWQAFAVLLPIRSVGVMGDQRTYAYPVVLRFVSSEDGMTADWSRVPYNLLEIISNRIVNEVRGVNRVVYDITSKPPGTIEWE
- a CDS encoding type II toxin-antitoxin system VapC family toxin, yielding MRETVYIETSIIGYLTARSSKNLIIAANIEITRDWWENCHHNFNLYISQIVVDEISRGDIEMVNQRLEVIRDYPLLEVTEAVDDLASEFMAKTNLPPKAADDAIHIAVATVNNLDYLLTWNCQHIANAQIQKNLGKYALT
- a CDS encoding type II toxin-antitoxin system RelE/ParE family toxin; protein product: MFLVEQAEQLSEISNLKKLKGSTDYYRMRVGDYRIGIKVNDGVVSFVRILHRKEIYRYFP
- a CDS encoding Imm1 family immunity protein gives rise to the protein MFVSDLSVEKWVGNQNQGTLIENPTWQQIESAISELNGNSQTLVTLGADEESYMSIGGGAGNYIVNVTFDGMTFYNLVDHSQPEKIEKLTIGGQLGNYSAKLCVDLQAALLVAKTFAQSGTLEESVNWEDLQSLTMVG
- a CDS encoding class I SAM-dependent DNA methyltransferase; the protein is MREGEYILETPLGYRKDYGQFFTPSPVARFMAEWVMADDPSSILDPAFGLGIFYDEIKKINPNSNFQFTGYEIDLRILDFVGLNGRERNLKIINDDYLQAERASYDAIICNPPYMRFQKFITRHDVLPKIEQQIGQNLVGYSNIASVFLVKAINELKRNGRLAFIMPFEFFNAGYGENIKKTLLEKFLLKQIIVFANEKDIFPDVTTTVCVLICQNDGHADAIKITRITNNEEINQISRIGDFYQFQVNSSDLPCYSKWTPIISAFFSPNQLPVDFCQLSFYGAFTRGIATGANDFFALRKSTIEGWNLPEDNLCKCLTKSQQVKTAIFTEGDFLRLYHADQPVYCLDVKDRKNPRIINYLKTGEKLGYHQRYLTKTRSHWYKIERRNPAPILFGVFSRGRLKVIRNLTTAINFTCFHCFYPNIFGEPLINKLFVYLLSDMGQNILKANKRSYGGNLDKFEPGDLNDSLCPNQTQFALIEEREALGVIELAAMDEKLAIDASNLLMERILNG
- a CDS encoding AccI family restriction endonuclease, translating into MNQCHLIRQQIISGELRELLEPKNQTIYELILNATDETFKELDFRQPSWSSTEELKKLTKLLKELKENIKILHKRDYLRITPKMEDIALVNRWIQKYNVQHFYLQVFFDKAYVISFKDILELVANDDNEGNNFSIERDIKNQEKTTIKVNVKVGKEVLGKIDMPDHKSAMKELDRGRLLFYVTFEGGKGYLDRDIFLQDIINA
- a CDS encoding AccI family restriction endonuclease → MLYKDRILELIQQSPLNIDTEIQVAGRPPTMANSEFLTNKEQGDWAEQVVYRAINEFSDEFFAVAYGRSESIAAGDEGFADFYMAYQNELNTIGKKPDLLIFQLTDFTEKNVDRENDEHIKKAVAALEVRSSSFLSDKYAAFSERRQEPLSEDKNKP